The genomic interval tccatccatttatttgtcttctGCTGTCAAGTCTCTTCCTGATCTGTGTCTTCCTCGTGCAGATAATGCCTATGGAAAGACCCTTCGACAGTACCATGGCTGGGTGGTGCGAGGAGTGTTTGCTGTAGGCATTTTTCACTAACTTCATTGTTTCCTGTCGTTTGTCCTTGCTTCAAGTCCACACACTcagccttttgtgtgtgtgtttttttaatctccacAGTTGGCCCTGAGAGCTGCTCCGTCCTATCACAGTTTCACTGCTGCCTTAGTTTCCAGAGAGGGTGATGAGCAGAAGAAGGGCTTCATCAGGGGCATGCATAGGGACCTGGGCATGTACCTCCCCGCCATGGAGAAACAGCTGGCCATTCTCGACGACCTGTATGAGGAGTACAACCTGGAGTCTGATGAGGTGGTGTAAAAGTTGAAGCCGAGAGCAAAAAGGTCAAGTAAGGCGAGGCGGTGCAGTGGTTTCTAGCTGCCGGAGGAAGGGGTCAGATGTACAGAGTAATGTGAGCATGTCCTGTGTTAGTGTGAAGCGTGTCCAGGGGTTCCTACACTCTGGCATTAGACTGTCCATGTCTGTATGATAGGAGCCACCAAGGATCGAAGCAAGGATTACTCATTGTCTTGATCTTGATCAGAGGCTTGTGGACGGTGAGGGGAATTATCCTTGATTATGCAAACTTCAACCATAATTCATGGTGACATTTGTTTCAGGTGTatggtttgtctctgtgttgtgaCCTTTCGAGTACTATACATGTTTTGAGGTACATGACGTGACTACATGGTGTTTGGCTCTAGTAACTCATTTTTGAACCCCCTTTTAACTGATGCAGACAGATTGCCTTGTTGTCTTGGCTTCACCAAGAGGCTCAGCATAACACAGCACAGCTTTGATGAACTAGATGTGATTGTAACAAAGCCCAATATGCCCATGTGTGTTATTTACCCGCATACTGGGCTAATTCTTAATAGTTTTCTTGCACTGACTGAAACAGTCAACATAGGTGTTGGCTTTGTTTGCCCTGAAGTTTTAATGTAAGTCTTGCATTTTTGCCAAGGTCATGTTTAGTTTTCCATTGCTGACATGTTGGGACCAAAAAGGAACTGTCATGTGAACGGCTTTAGCCTCTGctgcctacagtacagtaccaccACACGTGAACCAGAGATGCTGACAAAGCACTGACACCTGCTGAATATTTACATGGATTCCTCTGCACAAGCTTTCGCTGTTACGCATTTTCAGAgtctatttattatattttaagtTATAAAGTTCACATTATTGTCTTGGGGATTATTTCCCACttgcgtgtgaatgtgtgggaCATTAGTTTCCATAGAGCATGTTTAGTGACGGCAAGGTTTATGTGTTTATTAACATAGGTGCCAATGGAAACCTGTTATGAAAGTTCATCCCCTGACAGGGACAGGTAGTGAAAGTTATAAGGCATTACATCATTGCTGTATTACAAATGAACAGTAACCTACAGACTTCTGCTCCATGTACTTGAGTGTTGTAACCAGCCGTACTTATAACACTATATGATGTCAAATTTTAACAGCAACGGGGGAAAAGGTGACAAGCGAGTCCCGATCAGGTTGGGGTGTGGACTAACTGAGCCATTGGAACAAATCAGGAACATCCTCATAGGGCTTTTTGAAGACGTACCGCATAGTATTTGTTACTTTACTCTTATCctgtcatttgtgttttcaggaaTGTTCCTTGTCAGTAAACTGTCATTTGCGATGGATAAATGTCCAGTTTGCCATTTCCCTTTTTAGTCCagatattaaaaaaatgcaattgTAATATTCTAAAAAcgttgatttgttttttatgaatgTATATAAAATGCtatttgatttttaattaataaatgactAAATTGTCTTGGTTTGTTTCTATTTTGACATGATTTTCCAGGCGCTATCTGACCTGCTCTAAACAGTGACATTGCATGTGCTGGCCTTCCTCTGCGTGTGTAACTCGGCGATTTGCATGCGCGCAAGTGAAGAGTTCTCTGCCAGGACTGTTGAGCGCTGCCTGCCAGTAATTCCTCCCTGTGCTGTCAGGGATTTTCACAGAGCTGAGTTGTGCTCGCTTCCTGTCCCTGTGGCCTCATTTGCATCGCTTCTTGTGCCACAGCTGTACCGATACGCCCGTCACCCTGCGCTAAACCACTGTAAAGGGCTTCAGGTTTGTTCAGTTTTATATACCTTTGATAGCTTATGAACGATGTATTTCAGATAAGATCATTTCATTCTTGTTTCACGATCCAACTTCACAAATAGAAAAGCTCTCCCTTCTGTGTGTACAGCAGATCTTTTCATTACATAGTCGGTACAATCAGGCCGCCTGATGCATCCCCAGTGACATTCAGTGCTGCACTGAGACATCTGTGGCACAAATCTGATTGGCCTGGTCAGGGGAATGCACATGATGAGATAAATACACTACGGTAAGCTTTTACTTGGACATCTCAGCAGACAAATTGTCCtgatgtaatttaaaaaaaagaaataccaCATGCTAATTGAGTTATAGGGTCGCATCCAGCCTCAAACATCTCTGCTGCGACACTGACTGCTTGCCTGGTCTGCATCGCTGGGCCTCGGGTTTTATCAAGGCACgatgaaaagctccaaattcATTTCTAGCTCTAAAATAACAGTAAGAGTTGGTTTAGTTGCACGCGGCCCGGTCCAGAAGCTGCTGACAGCATCTTCTCCTGATATAGATCACTGTTTTACAGCGAGGCTCAGCTCTTGAGTCAGGAGCATCTCTGTCACTGTCTACTGGCCTTTTTGCAATGTTCCCAATTACGAAGCTTCACTTAGAGAATACagaaagagaagctgctgacaAAACCCCAGATCGAAGTCTGTGTAAAACAGAGTGAGCTGTTCAAATGCCCATTTTcaggtctttttttttaaaaaacagccCGTCACCACCTCACCAGTGATAGGAAAATAACACAACATGAACTTTACTACGAGTCACAGTAATATATTTCATAAAACCTTACAGTACATTACTACATGCACGTTTTGCTTTAGCACAGTACGggacaacacagcagcacaacatTCAGCACGGTTCCCAAAGTAGTTCAGCTTTTTTGTGCGTTGGCACAGTTCATCGCTATCGCATAAGATgtgtcacacatacagtactgtacgcagctacattgacctttgacctttttcttAAGACACCCGCTAGGCTGACGAATGCAGCGATTTGCACGACAAATGGCCGACACGTTGAAAGCGTTTCACACTCATTAGCACAGCATCACAAGCATGCGAACACCATGAAGTAACAGTCGTAATGGCTCAGCGGCGACGCGCGGCTGAGAGGTCCTCCCTTGGCATCGGTGCGACTCACACAGTAGCTTATGGAAGTTATCAGCTTATACAAGCAAAGTCATTTTCACCATGGGTGCTCGACACACAGCAGACGACATCTACACCGTTAATTTACTGTTGAGCTTCTTTGTTGCTGTATATATAGTGTAAGACAGAAAGACTGGATAAAGAGGTATTAGCGTAAATACAGTAATGACCATGGAACGGAGTGGAATTGAAATTCCTCACCCTCTAGCAGCTGCGGACTCTTTCCTGTGCCGTGAGAAAATTAAGTAGATAACAGTTTCGAGCCATTTGCAAACAGTGTATTTGATTTCTCGCCGGCGCACAGGAAAGGATTTCTGTCGATCGATCGAACGCTTTGCGTTGGAGCGCCGTGTTTGGCGTCACAGGGCGCGGCCACCGCCGTCTGCAAAAACAAAGACTAGTGGaggaggccagttgtggccgaGTCAGCTGTGTTACCTGTTGGTTCCTGAGAAGTTTCTGAATAGGTGAACCCGAGATTAACAGTACCACCACAAGCAGGTGGAGACAGCTTCAAAAGGTGCTGAGGTGCTGCCGTAACTTCACATGTGGTTTAACAGTCAGAAATGTTCCAAGGGCACCTCCTGCACTAGAACTACCTTTAATCTGAATATGTGCCTGGTTTTACCCGTACGTCTGACGCTGTTGCTGTGATACTGAGAGTATTATGGGCAGACCTTGTGGCAATAGTAAATGAATGGGGGACATGCTTGGGTTGTGACAGCTGTTGTCATGTTCTCATGCAAGCGCCGTCACTCACAACGCAGGAGAAGGACACGTCTCTGGTTGTCCCACTGCCTCTGTTTCTCAACAGTAACTGGGTCAAGACTAATACAGCTCAGGCCTGGCTATTTCTCCTCTGCAACATCTCCCTCTGGCACTATATTAAGTCTTTGCGAGGCTGTCACGCCGTTATAGCATCCAGAGACCGATGCCAGTCCAGCGGGGCGTGGTGAGGAGGCCAGCTGTGAGTCCTGCTTGTTAAGACAGAGTGCAGTGGTCATGTGCGTTTCCTATGTGGGTGCGGTGGGTGGGGGGATGAAGTTCTTCCTCTCCACCGGCCGAGTCTATAACGCCGAGGAGCTACGCGGCTTCaatgtatgttttgttttcgtCCGTCACAGAATCGtcggcctcctcttcctccacagacTCTCGCTCGGAGCATTATTGTTTTtgggtgggttttttttttttttttgcatgaaaATATTCCTGTAATGTTTCaagcaaacaacacacagaggatCCCACTGCACTGCCCAGCGTCCTCCTCAGGTGAAGTACTTGCAGTTTGTGGAGTCAATAACACAGCGGGCCGTGCACTTGAGGTGACCGTAGGACCTGCAGGCGGCAAAGCAGGAGGGACAGGGAGTCAGTTCAGCCAAACACCTTATGACGCTCTACGTGCGGCGGGCGGTGCAGCGTTCTTACCCCGGTAGATATGAGTTACACGTCTGGTATCCGAAATCTTTCCCATCACACTCCTCATCCCCCTCATGCCGGTATCCGTCTCCACAGTAGGCGTGTTTACACTCTGCAACAGGACGAGAGCATAGGGTGGGTGGGTCGTAGCAGAATACAGCTGTGGAGGAGTTATAATGGGCCCAGAACCAAGTGGGGACTTACTGACACAGGCGTCGGTGACCACCCTGTTCCTGTCATCGCACTCCTCCCCGTTGGCCGCCTGCACCACCCCGTCGCCGCAGTAACCGTCGTCGTCAGGCGCATTCTCCatggactggaacggcgtcatcTGGAATGGAAAAGTCTTTAACACAGTTTAAACAACCCgaggaaaggagagaagaaCAACGCGAGACGCCCACGGTGAAGTCTGACGCCGGTGCGTGCGGTGATACCTGGATCGGCAGCCAGCCGTCCACGTCTTTGAAGTAGAGAGACCGCTGGTCTTTGCGGAACGCTAGAGCGTTGTCTGTGTGGAgacgctccagctcctcctcgctgctcacAACGAATATCTGAACGAAAGGCAAAAAATTCTTTATGATAATGCACTTTTCTTACGCATATTGTTGATACTTATAAAACTAGTATAGAAGCATTGATTGCTCACCGCTGGTACTTTGGCGTAGTTTCCTCTGGTCGGATGCTCATCAAATGGGGAACTGCTGAGGGAGCTACAGCTACACTTCCCGGGGGGCCCTGGGGAACCACGGGCCCCTTTAGCACCAACCATGTAGAGACCTACACATGAGCAAAGAGAAGTAACGTCGGCACCGAATGAGCAAAAAGGAGAAGGCGACGGGGCAACAACCgtgttttcacacagacacCGGATGAAGATGAGAAGCACGAGGGGGCTTCATCTGCGGATCCATTTGAGGAACATGATGTCATGTCAACAGCATCAAGTTTCAGCTCAAGTGATTAGATTTCTCTGCTGCTAAATGGGACCACCGCTGCCGCTAACTCTGGTCCAGAGCAGGGTCTCCTGCTGACTGGTCGCACAGCTTCGTACACACTCAGCAAAGGCAGGGAACACACAGGCTAATGGAAGTGCACAGACGAAGCTTTTACCTGTAGCAGGAGAACCAGGGGGGCCAGGGTGACCCTGAGGTCCGTGTGGGCCTGCTGGTCCCATAGGACCGACACCGCCCGATTCACCTTTCACTCCCTGAGGCACAGCCAGATCACACACCAGGGTCTCCAATCATGAAGAATTActggtatttaaaaaaaaacatttatttttttaatactttacCTGCTTTCCTCTTTTGCCTGGTCGGCCGGTGGGGCCTCTGTTTCCTGAGATTCCGGGCTCCCCTTTTGGACCCATTTCACCCTGCACATAAAACTCAATGAGATTAGTGATTAAAAAACTGCAATTCTGGGTGAAATGGAACTATTGTACACTTTCTCACTTTCTGTCCAAGCATTCCTGGGAAACCCATCGCGCCCTGTGGATACAACACTAGATTTGACACTGTATAGACACAAACAGCACGGCTTCATCTTTGCCATGTTTGCAGTGACACCACTGATACGATCGGCGCACCTTGTCGCCTTTCACTCCGGTCTCACCGCGATCACCTCGAGAGCCCTGATGAGGCAGAGCACACCGTTACATAACAGACTGTGCAtttgaaaggaaaaagaaagtgagaaagaaataataatCTGGTCACATACTTTTTCTCCTTTATATCCAGGTAAACCCTAGAATCAGAGATACAGCTCATTATATTAGCACATGATGAACGCAAATGTTATGAAAGTGTAATAAACGTGTAGTTCATACTCTTGGCCCAATTGGTCCTCTGGCTCCAGGCAAACCCATCAGCCCCGCGTCTCCTTTCTCACCCtgacgcacacaaaacacaaggtgCCTTCAGTTTTCTAAACTTATTTTTACCTGGAACTTCAAGAGTCTACCTCATCTGCATGAGCTCATACTGGCCTGTAGTGATCTCACGTCATGTCACATTTTACACATCTGCGTTACAAAGTCCGACTTACTCACTTTGGGCCCTGTCGGTCCTGGCCATCCAGGTGGTCCCTGCTTTCCAGGAAGCCCAGGAGGCCCCGTCCGACCCTGACGGAGACAGACTTCATACGTGATCTAAGACACGGAATAACTCCTAATGGTCTCAAAAACATTATCTTATCGCCGAGGTGGTTCAAAGTTACCTATTAACAATTAGAAACAATTGTAGAGCGAGCGCAGCCACATGAGCCGCTTGCTACAGTATTTACCCAGCGCTGGCTCGcatggggaggagggggggtgggtgACCT from Betta splendens chromosome 16, fBetSpl5.4, whole genome shotgun sequence carries:
- the colq gene encoding acetylcholinesterase collagenic tail peptide isoform X2: MRPHVSGVETTCSSRALILALEAAGGLSTVILAHTDAQERLVGIPSSGGVRETVHGEGGERRQDSERRGRGRQRARTAVARNKATCGGMAPLTLGLYLPLCLCCGLAQSSFLDGSVSFPAALRSREQQRRFNPCCLLSPPPPPLFPPPPSLWRRHAHSEEVSHNGAESTPGNEDPGSACRQGPPGPAGPPGPQGPPGLPGIGGVKGEKGEIGRPGQKGRTGPPGLPGKQGPPGWPGPTGPKGEKGDAGLMGLPGARGPIGPRGLPGYKGEKGSRGDRGETGVKGDKGAMGFPGMLGQKGEMGPKGEPGISGNRGPTGRPGKRGKQGVKGESGGVGPMGPAGPHGPQGHPGPPGSPATGLYMVGAKGARGSPGPPGKCSCSSLSSSPFDEHPTRGNYAKVPAIFVVSSEEELERLHTDNALAFRKDQRSLYFKDVDGWLPIQTFPFQMTPFQSMENAPDDDGYCGDGVVQAANGEECDDRNRVVTDACVKCKHAYCGDGYRHEGDEECDGKDFGYQTCNSYLPGSYGHLKCTARCVIDSTNCKYFT
- the colq gene encoding acetylcholinesterase collagenic tail peptide isoform X1, which codes for MRPHVSGVETTCSSRALILALEAAGGLSTVILAHTDAQERLVGIPSSGGVRETVHGEGGERRQDSERRGRGRQRARTAVARNKATCGGMAPLTLGLYLPLCLCCGLAQSSFLDGSVSFPAALRSREQQRRFNPCCLLSPPPPPLFPPPPSLWRRHAHSEEVSHNGAESTPGNEDPGSACRQGPPGPAGPPGPQGPPGLPGIGGVKGEKGEIGRPGQKGRTGPPGLPGKQGPPGWPGPTGPKGEKGDAGLMGLPGARGPIGPRGLPGYKGEKGSRGDRGETGVKGDKGAMGFPGMLGQKGEMGPKGEPGISGNRGPTGRPGKRGKQGVKGESGGVGPMGPAGPHGPQGHPGPPGSPATGLYMVGAKGARGSPGPPGKCSCSSLSSSPFDEHPTRGNYAKVPAIFVVSSEEELERLHTDNALAFRKDQRSLYFKDVDGWLPIQTFPFQMTPFQSMENAPDDDGYCGDGVVQAANGEECDDRNRVVTDACVSKSPLGSGPIITPPQLYSATTHPPYALVLLQSVNTPTVETDTGMRGMRSVMGKISDTRRVTHIYRGPTVTSSARPAVLLTPQTASTSPEEDAGQCSGILCVLFA
- the colq gene encoding acetylcholinesterase collagenic tail peptide isoform X3 — translated: MRPHVSGVETTCSSRALILALEAAGGLSTVILAHTDAQERLVGIPSSGGVRETVHGEGGERRQDSERRGRGRQRARTAVARNKATCGGMAPLTLGLYLPLCLCCGLAQSSFLDGSVSFPAALRSREQQRRFNPCCLLSPPPPPLFPPPPSLWRRHAHSEEVSHNGAESTPGNEDPGSACRQGPPGPAGPPGPQGPPGLPGIGGVKGEKGEIGRPGQKGRTGPPGLPGKQGPPGWPGPTGPKGEKGDAGLMGLPGARGPIGPRGLPGYKGEKGSRGDRGETGVKGDKGAMGFPGMLGQKGEMGPKGEPGISGNRGPTGRPGKRGKQGVKGESGGVGPMGPAGPHGPQGHPGPPGSPATGLYMVGAKGARGSPGPPGKCSCSSLSSSPFDEHPTRGNYAKVPAIFVVSSEEELERLHTDNALAFRKDQRSLYFKDVDGWLPIQMTPFQSMENAPDDDGYCGDGVVQAANGEECDDRNRVVTDACVKCKHAYCGDGYRHEGDEECDGKDFGYQTCNSYLPGSYGHLKCTARCVIDSTNCKYFT